Proteins from one Setaria italica strain Yugu1 chromosome V, Setaria_italica_v2.0, whole genome shotgun sequence genomic window:
- the LOC101757308 gene encoding alpha-xylosidase 1 — protein MLSFSRSPILSYLLWCLVLLALASSNGVVATAKPKVGFGYKLVSLVQLPNGGGLVGYLQVKQRTSTYGPDIPRLRLFVKHETRERVRVQITDADKQRWEVPYNLLPREPAPPVAGGKFTGAPFTAAEYPGEELVFTYGCDPFWFAVHRRSTRQPLFNTSAGALVFKDQYLEVSTALPKDAALYGLGENTQPGGIRLRPNDPYTLYTTDISAINLNTDLYGSHPVYMDLRSLGGRGVAHAVLLLNSNGMDVFYRGTSLTYKVIGGLLDFYFFAGPTPLAIVDQYTSMIGRPAPMPYWAFGFHQCRWGYKNLSVVEGVVEGYRNAQIPLDVIWNDDDHMDAAKDFTLDPVNYPRPKLLAFLDKIHARGMKYIVLIDPGIAVNNSYGVYQRGMARDIFIKLDGQPYLAQVWPGPVYFPDFLNPNGVSWWIDEVRRFHDLVPVDGLWIDMNEASNFCTGKCTIPKKHQCPIPDSKTPWVCCLDCKNLTNTRWDEPPYKINASGQTARLGFNTIATSASHYNGILEYNAHSLYGFSQAIATHKALQGLQGKRPFILTRSTFVGSGAYAAHWTGDNKGTWENLQYSIPTMLNFGIFGMPMVGSDICGFYPSPTEELCNRWIELGAFYPFSRDHANFASPRQELYVWESVAKSARNALGMRYKLLPYLYTLNYQAHLTGAPVARPVFFSFPDFTPCYGLSTQFLLGSSVMVSPVLEEGATLVSAMFPPGTWYNLFDTTKVVVSKSGAPVRLDAPLNEINVHVYQGTVLPMQRGGVISKDARATPFTLVVAFPYGATQADAEGAVYVDDDERPEMVLAEGQATYVRFHASVRGKAVTVRSEVQMGSFSLHKGLVIEKVSVLGLEGTGKDLAIQVDGADATAVATSIPYFAAGGNAKLQGEDGLEDSKRSVSVEVGGLALPLGKSFTMTWNMRIEA, from the exons ATGCTGTCATTTTCTCGCTCGCCTATCCTCTCCTACCTCCTGTGGTGCCTTGTGTTGTTGGCCTTGGCAAGCAGCAatggcgtggttgccacagcgAAGCCAAAGGTTGGGTTCGGGTACAAGCTGGTGTCCCTGGTTCAGCTGCCCAACGGGGGAGGCCTTGTGGGCTAcctgcaggtgaagcagcgcACCTCCACCTATGGCCCTGACATCCCTCGCCTCAGGCTCTTCGTCAA GCACGAGACGAGGGAAAGGGTGCGCGTGCAGATCACCGATGCAGATAAGCAGAGGTGGGAGGTCCCCTACAACCTGCTACCGAGGGAGCCAGCCCCACCCGTGGCCGGCGGCAAGTTCACGGGCGcccccttcaccgccgccgAGTACCCCGGCGAGGAGCTGGTGTTCACCTACGGCTGCGATCCGTTCTGGTTCGCCGTGCACCGCCGGTCCACCCGGCAGCCGCTGTTCAACACCAGCGCCGGCGCGCTGGTGTTCAAGGACCAGTACCTGGAGGTGTCGACGGCACTGCCCAAGGACGCAGCGCTGTACGGGCTCGGCGAGAACACGCAGCCGGGGGGGATCCGGCTGCGGCCCAACGACCCCTACACCCTCTACACCACGGACATCTCCGCCATCAACCTGAACACCGACCTCTACGGCTCGCACCCGGTCTACATGGACCTCCGGAGCctgggcggccgcggcgtcgcgcACGCCGTGCTGCTGCTCAACAGCAACGGCATGGATGTGTTCTACAGGGGGACCTCGCTGACGTACAAGGTCATCGGAGGCCTTCTGGACTTCTACTTCTTCGCCGGGCCGACGCCGCTGGCCATCGTGGATCAGTACACGTCAATGATCGGCCGTCCCGCGCCCATGCCGTACTGGGCATTTG GGTTCCACCAATGCAGGTGGGGGTACAAGAACCTTTCGGTGGTTGAGGGTGTTGTGGAGGGCTACCGGAATGCCCAGATACCCCTTGACGTGATCTGGAATGATGACGATCACATGGATGCTGCCAAGGACTTCACACTCGACCCTGTCAACTATCCACGGCCGAAGCTGCTAGCATTCCTCGACAAGATCCATGCACGGGGGATGAAGTATATTGTCCTCATCGACCCTGGCATCGCTGTGAACAACTCCTATGGTGTCTACCAGCGTGGCATGGCCCGTGACATCTTCATCAAGCTGGATGGGCAGCCATACCTTGCCCAGGTCTGGCCTGGCCCTGTCTACTTCCCGGACTTCCTCAACCCAAACGGTGTGTCATGGTGGATCGACGAGGTGCGGAGGTTTCATGACCTTGTCCCGGTGGATGGCCTCTGGATCGACATGAATGAAGCATCCAACTTCTGCACTGGCAAGTGCACAATCCCAAAGAAGCACCAGTGCCCGATTCCTGACTCGAAGACACCATGGGTGTGCTGCCTGGATTGCAAGAACCTCACAAACACCAGATGGGATGAGCCGCCTTACAAGATCAATGCCTCGGGACAGACCGCTCGGCTCGGCTTCAACACCATTGCAACAAGTGCCAGTCACTACAATGGCATCCTGGAGTACAATGCACACAGCCTGTATGGGTTCTCGCAGGCCATTGCCACGCACAAGGCCCTGCAAGGGCTCCAGGGGAAGAGGCCGTTTATCCTGACGCGCTCCACTTTCGTCGGTTCGGGCGCGTACGCCGCACACTGGACTGGCGACAACAAGGGCACGTGGGAAAATCTCCAGTACTCCATCCCGACGATGCTCAACTTTGGCATCTTCGGCATGCCCATGGTTGGCTCGGACATCTGTGGCTTCTAcccctcgccgaccgaggagcTCTGCAACCGGTGGATCGAACTCGGGGCCTTCTACCCGTTCTCCAGGGACCATGCCAACTTCGCCTCGCCGAGACAGGAGCTCTACGTCTGGGAGTCCGTGGCGAAGTCCGCGCGGAACGCGCTCGGCATGCGGTACAAGCTGCTCCCGTACCTGTACACGCTCAACTACCAAGCGCACCTGACCGGTGCCCCGGTGGCACGGCCAGTGTTCTTCTCCTTCCCGGACTTCACGCCGTGCTACGGGCTGAGCACGCAGTTCCTGCTCGGCTCGAGCGTCATGGTGTCCCCGGTGCTCGAGGAGGGCGCCACCTTGGTGAGCGCCATGTTCCCGCCGGGCACCTGGTACAACCTGTTCGACACGACGAAGGTGGTGGTGTCCAAGAGCGGCGCCCCGGTGAGGCTCGACGCGCCGCTGAACGAGATCAACGTGCACGTGTACCAGGGCACGGTCTTGCCGATGCAGCGCGGCGGGGTGATCTCCAAGGACGCCCGGGCGACGCCGTTCACGCTGGTGGTCGCGTTCCCCTACGGCGCCACGCAGGCGGACGCGGAGGGCGCCGTGTAcgtggacgacgacgagcgGCCGGAGATGGTGCTCGCGGAGGGGCAGGCGACGTACGTGCGCTTCCACGCGAGCGTGCGCGGCAAGGCCGTGACGGTGAGGTCGGAGGTGCAGATGGGGAGCTTCAGCCTGCACAAGGGCCTGGTCATCGAGAAGGTGTCGGTGCTGGGGCTGGAGGGCACCGGCAAGGACCTCGCCATCCAGGTGGACGGCGCggacgccaccgccgtcgcgaCGTCGATCCCTTACTTCGCGGCCGGTGGCAACGCCAAGCTGCAAGGGGAAGACGGCTTGGAGGACAGCAAGAGGAGCGTGTCGGTGGAGGTCGGCGGGCTGGCACTGCCGCTGGGGAAGAGCTTCACCATGACCTGGAACATGCGGATCGAAGCATAG
- the LOC101756911 gene encoding uncharacterized protein LOC101756911, translated as MKRTRAQQPKVEDPQEPGTAANPAKPQRRAAKQPRQPKAGANKKPAAATARAAAVAAAAAAAAANAASPGAEMAPMVPDVCAAADGEADARSVDCWDLDAGLEAAAWWTWGVDEEKLLGWFPFVEEDFRCTGGRAGDAEVDAFDHDIWSIW; from the coding sequence ATGAAGCGAACCAGAGCGCAGCAGCCCAAGGTAGAGGACCCGCAGGAGCCCGGCACCGCCGCGAACCCCGCCAAGCCGCAGCGCCGGGCCGCCAAGCAGCCGCGGCAGCCCAAGGCGGGCGCCAACAAGAAACCCGCAGCGGCGACGGCTCGCGCCGCGGCGGTcgcggccgcagccgccgccgccgccgctaatGCGGCTTCGCCCGGGGCGGAGATGGCGCCGATGGTCCCGGACgtgtgcgcggcggcggacggggaggCGGACGCGCGGTCCGTGGACTGCTGGGACCTCGACGCCGGGCttgaggcggcggcgtggtggacgTGGGGCGTGGACGAGGAGAAGCTGCTCGGGTGGTTTCCCTTCGTCGAGGAGGACTTCCGGTgcaccggcggccgcgccggcgacgccgaggTGGACGCATTCGACCACGACATCTGGAGCATTTGGTGA